From the genome of Cedecea lapagei, one region includes:
- the fcl gene encoding GDP-L-fucose synthase: protein MNKKRIFVAGHRGMVGSAIVRQLGQRDDVELVLRGRDELNLLDASEVNAFFASEKIDQVYLAAAKVGGIVANNTFPAEFIYENMMIESNIVHAAHTHGVNKLLFLGSSCIYPKMANQPMAESELLQGTLEATNEPYAIAKIAGIKLCESYNRQYGRDYRSVMPTNLYGPNDNFHPSNSHVIPALLRRFHEATQENAPDVVVWGSGTPMREFLHVDDMAAASIHVMELDQEVWQENTEPMLSHINVGTGVDCTIRELAQTLAKVTGYRGRVVFDATKPDGTPRKLLDVSRLHRLGWYHEISLEAGLASTYQWFLENQQRFRG from the coding sequence ATGAATAAGAAACGTATCTTTGTTGCCGGTCACCGTGGCATGGTCGGCTCGGCCATCGTCCGCCAGCTCGGGCAGCGTGATGACGTTGAGCTGGTGCTGCGCGGGCGCGATGAGCTGAATCTGCTGGATGCCAGCGAGGTGAATGCCTTTTTCGCCAGCGAAAAAATCGACCAGGTGTACCTCGCGGCGGCAAAAGTGGGCGGCATCGTCGCCAACAACACGTTCCCGGCGGAGTTCATCTACGAGAACATGATGATCGAAAGCAACATCGTTCATGCCGCTCATACGCACGGCGTGAACAAACTGTTGTTCCTCGGCTCATCCTGCATTTATCCGAAGATGGCGAATCAGCCAATGGCGGAAAGCGAGCTGCTGCAGGGGACGCTTGAAGCTACGAATGAGCCGTATGCGATTGCCAAAATTGCCGGTATCAAGCTGTGCGAGTCGTACAACCGTCAGTACGGGCGGGATTATCGCTCGGTGATGCCGACCAACCTCTACGGCCCGAACGACAACTTCCACCCGAGTAACTCCCACGTTATTCCGGCCCTGCTGCGCCGCTTCCACGAAGCCACGCAGGAGAATGCGCCTGACGTTGTGGTGTGGGGGAGCGGCACGCCGATGCGTGAGTTCTTACACGTGGACGATATGGCCGCGGCCAGCATTCACGTGATGGAGCTGGATCAGGAAGTGTGGCAGGAGAACACCGAACCGATGCTGTCGCACATTAACGTCGGTACCGGCGTTGACTGCACGATCCGCGAGCTGGCGCAGACGCTGGCGAAAGTGACCGGCTACCGTGGCCGCGTGGTGTTTGACGCCACGAAGCCTGACGGTACGCCGCGTAAGCTGCTGGACGTTTCACGCCTGCATCGCCTCGGCTGGTATCACGAAATTTCACTGGAGGCGGGCCTCGCCAGCACTTACCAGTGGTTCCTCGAAAACCAGCAGCGGTTCCGGGGGTAA
- a CDS encoding GDP-mannose mannosyl hydrolase, with protein MFLSAEDFATVVSATPLISLDLIVENQAGEFLLGLRTNRPAKGFWFVPGGRVQKDETLANAFLRLTEAELGTAFPLANGEFYGVWQHFYGDNFSGKDFSTHYVVLGFRLRVDDKQLNLPAEQHKAYCWLTPEALLKREDVHDNSRAYFIKQAKGKVPGL; from the coding sequence ATGTTTCTTAGCGCTGAAGATTTTGCCACCGTAGTGAGCGCTACTCCGCTGATCTCCCTCGATCTTATCGTCGAAAACCAGGCGGGCGAGTTCCTGCTTGGTTTACGAACCAATCGCCCTGCGAAGGGCTTTTGGTTTGTGCCGGGGGGAAGGGTACAGAAGGATGAAACGCTGGCTAACGCGTTTCTTCGCCTGACGGAAGCGGAGCTGGGGACAGCCTTCCCGCTTGCGAACGGTGAGTTTTACGGCGTCTGGCAGCATTTTTACGGCGATAACTTCTCCGGAAAAGATTTCTCGACGCATTACGTGGTGCTGGGCTTCCGCCTGCGGGTGGATGACAAGCAGCTGAACCTGCCGGCCGAGCAGCATAAAGCGTACTGCTGGCTGACGCCGGAAGCGCTGCTCAAGCGTGAGGATGTGCACGATAACAGCCGCGCTTACTTCATTAAGCAGGCCAAAGGGAAGGTACCGGGCTTATGA
- the wcaI gene encoding colanic acid biosynthesis fucosyltransferase WcaI, whose protein sequence is MKILVYGINYSPELTGIGKYTGEMVEWMTSRGHEVRVITAPPYYPVWKVHPDYSAWKYKKEQGKATVWRCPLYVPKQPSTLKRLVHLGSFALSSFFPLLAQRGWKPDRVIGVVPTLFCVPGMRLLAKLSGARTLLHIQDYEVDAMLGLGMAGKKPGKIARLAQRFEKSGLHNVDNVSTISRSMMNKATEKGVDTQRVIFFPNWSEVARFRDVAPEQIESVRRALNLPEDKKIVLYSGNIGEKQGLETVIEVAGRFAESPYLFVIVGQGGGKERLEKLVHVHGLSNVVFHPLQSYEALPALLCLADCHLVIQRRGAADAVLPSKLTNILAVGGNAVITAEPETELGQLCEAYPGIAVCVMPESADALAAGIERCLQLPQNNTVAREYAERTLEKENVLSQFIAAISS, encoded by the coding sequence ATGAAAATTCTGGTCTACGGCATTAACTATTCACCGGAGCTGACCGGCATCGGCAAGTACACCGGTGAAATGGTGGAGTGGATGACCAGCCGGGGCCACGAGGTGCGGGTGATCACTGCGCCTCCCTATTATCCGGTCTGGAAGGTTCATCCGGACTACTCGGCATGGAAATACAAAAAAGAGCAGGGCAAGGCGACCGTCTGGCGCTGCCCGCTGTACGTGCCAAAGCAGCCCTCTACGCTCAAGCGGCTGGTGCATTTAGGCAGCTTCGCGCTGAGCTCGTTTTTCCCGCTTCTCGCCCAGCGCGGCTGGAAGCCCGATCGCGTCATTGGCGTGGTGCCGACTCTGTTTTGCGTACCGGGGATGCGTCTGCTCGCTAAGCTGAGCGGGGCACGCACGCTGCTGCATATTCAGGACTATGAAGTGGATGCGATGCTCGGTTTGGGCATGGCAGGTAAGAAGCCGGGCAAAATAGCTCGTCTTGCCCAGCGCTTTGAAAAAAGCGGTCTGCACAACGTTGATAATGTCTCCACCATTTCTCGCTCAATGATGAATAAAGCCACCGAGAAAGGCGTGGATACGCAGCGGGTGATTTTCTTCCCCAACTGGTCGGAAGTGGCGCGCTTTCGCGACGTTGCGCCTGAGCAGATAGAAAGTGTTCGCCGTGCCCTTAACCTGCCGGAAGATAAAAAGATTGTGCTGTACTCCGGCAATATTGGCGAAAAACAGGGGCTGGAAACGGTGATTGAAGTCGCGGGCCGGTTTGCTGAAAGCCCGTACCTGTTCGTCATCGTTGGCCAGGGCGGCGGCAAAGAACGGCTCGAAAAACTGGTGCACGTTCATGGACTGAGCAATGTGGTTTTCCATCCGCTTCAGTCTTATGAGGCACTCCCGGCGCTGCTTTGTCTGGCCGACTGCCATCTGGTCATCCAGCGCCGCGGCGCGGCGGACGCCGTACTGCCTTCCAAGCTGACCAACATACTGGCGGTAGGCGGGAATGCGGTGATTACCGCCGAGCCAGAAACCGAGTTGGGCCAGCTTTGCGAGGCTTATCCGGGTATTGCGGTCTGCGTGATGCCTGAGTCCGCCGATGCGCTGGCGGCGGGCATTGAACGGTGCCTGCAGCTTCCTCAGAACAATACGGTGGCACGTGAATATGCCGAACGCACGCTCGAAAAAGAGAACGTGTTAAGCCAGTTTATTGCTGCCATCTCTTCATAA
- the cpsB gene encoding mannose-1-phosphate guanyltransferase, with the protein MSQSKLYPVIMAGGNGSRLWPLSRVLYPKQFLCLKGDLTMLQTTINRLNGVECESPVVICNEQHRFIVAEQLRQLNKLTENIVLEPAGRNTAPAIALAALAALRNQPQQDPLMLILAADHVIQNEEAFRSAVRSAMPYAEAGKLVTFGIVPDLPETGYGYIRRGVVSTPENGVDAVAFSVAQFVEKPDLCTAQAYVASGEYYWNSGMFLFRAGRYLEELAKFRPDILAACEKAMAGVDPDLDFVRVDEEAFLACPDESIDYAVMEKTADAVVVPMDAGWSDVGSWSSLWEISAKSPEGNVHHGDVISHETENSYIYAESGLVTTVGVKDLVVVQTKDAVLIADRDHVQSVKKVVERIKGDGRHEHHNHREVYRPWGKYDSIDAGERYQVKRITVKPGEGLSLQMHHHRAEHWIVVAGTAKVTLGDEVKLLGENESIYIPLGMTHCLENPGKIPLDLIEVRSGTYLEEDDIVRFQDRYGRI; encoded by the coding sequence ATGAGTCAGTCAAAACTCTATCCGGTGATCATGGCGGGCGGCAACGGTAGCCGCCTCTGGCCGCTCTCTCGCGTGCTGTACCCCAAACAGTTCCTCTGCCTGAAAGGGGATCTGACTATGCTGCAAACCACTATCAATCGCCTGAACGGGGTAGAGTGCGAAAGCCCGGTGGTGATTTGCAACGAGCAGCACCGGTTTATCGTCGCCGAACAGCTGCGCCAGCTGAATAAGCTGACCGAAAACATCGTGCTGGAGCCCGCCGGGCGCAACACGGCCCCCGCTATCGCCCTGGCTGCCCTTGCCGCGCTGCGAAATCAGCCGCAGCAGGATCCGCTGATGCTGATTCTGGCCGCCGATCACGTTATCCAGAATGAAGAAGCCTTCCGCTCGGCGGTGCGTAGCGCGATGCCGTATGCCGAGGCGGGCAAGCTGGTGACCTTTGGTATTGTCCCTGACCTGCCGGAAACGGGCTATGGCTATATCCGCCGCGGCGTTGTCTCTACGCCGGAAAACGGCGTTGATGCCGTAGCTTTTAGCGTGGCGCAGTTTGTCGAAAAACCTGACCTTTGTACCGCTCAGGCCTATGTCGCCAGCGGGGAGTACTACTGGAACAGCGGTATGTTCCTTTTCCGCGCAGGCCGCTACCTCGAAGAGCTGGCGAAGTTCCGCCCGGATATCCTTGCCGCCTGCGAAAAAGCCATGGCGGGTGTTGACCCCGATCTCGACTTCGTTCGCGTGGACGAAGAGGCATTCCTCGCCTGCCCGGATGAGTCCATTGACTACGCGGTGATGGAAAAAACCGCCGATGCGGTGGTGGTGCCGATGGATGCGGGCTGGAGCGACGTCGGTTCCTGGTCATCGCTTTGGGAAATCAGCGCCAAGAGCCCCGAAGGCAACGTGCATCACGGCGACGTGATCAGCCATGAAACTGAAAACAGCTATATCTATGCCGAGTCAGGCCTGGTCACCACCGTTGGCGTCAAGGACCTGGTGGTGGTGCAGACCAAAGACGCCGTACTGATCGCCGACCGCGACCACGTTCAGAGCGTGAAGAAAGTGGTTGAACGCATCAAAGGCGATGGCCGCCACGAACACCATAACCACCGTGAAGTGTACCGCCCGTGGGGAAAATATGACTCCATTGACGCCGGCGAACGCTACCAGGTGAAGCGCATTACCGTCAAGCCGGGCGAGGGGCTTTCGCTGCAAATGCACCATCACCGCGCCGAGCACTGGATTGTGGTGGCGGGCACCGCGAAGGTGACGCTGGGCGACGAGGTCAAACTGCTGGGGGAAAACGAGTCCATCTATATCCCGCTCGGCATGACCCATTGCCTGGAAAACCCCGGCAAAATTCCTCTCGACCTGATTGAGGTTCGCTCCGGTACCTACCTGGAAGAAGACGATATCGTCCGTTTCCAGGACCGCTACGGACGCATTTAA
- the cpsG gene encoding phosphomannomutase CpsG has protein sequence MQQLTCFKAYDIRGRLGDELNEDIAWRIGRAYGEYLKPKTIVLGGDVRLTSESLKQALARGLQDAGVDVLDIGLSGTEEIYFATWHLNVDGGIEVTASHNPMDYNGMKLVRQGARPISGDTGLRDVQRLAEANDFPPVNDAARGSYKKVSVVEAYLDHLFSYINVSNIKPLKLVVNSGNGAAGPIVDAIEARFKALNVPLTFVKVHNTPDGNFPNGIPNPLLPECRDDTRNAVIEHGADMGIAFDGDFDRCFLFDEKGQFIEGYYIVGLLAAAFLEKQPGAKIIHDPRLSWNTVDIVERAGGKPVMSKTGHAFIKERMREEDAIYGGEMSAHHYFRDFAYCDSGMIPWLLVTELLCLKGKTLGELVEDRMVAWPASGEINSKLETPAAAIERVRAHFGPQAEEIDHTDGISMAFGDWRFNLRSSNTEPVVRLNVESRGDETLMQARTQEIMALLNQ, from the coding sequence ATGCAGCAACTGACCTGTTTTAAAGCCTACGACATCCGCGGTCGCCTGGGCGACGAGCTGAACGAAGACATCGCCTGGCGCATCGGCCGCGCCTACGGTGAATACCTGAAGCCGAAAACCATCGTGCTGGGCGGCGACGTTCGCCTGACCAGCGAATCGCTGAAGCAGGCGCTGGCGCGCGGCCTGCAGGATGCGGGCGTGGACGTGCTGGATATCGGCCTGTCCGGCACGGAAGAAATCTACTTTGCCACCTGGCACCTGAACGTAGACGGCGGCATCGAAGTGACCGCCAGCCATAACCCGATGGACTACAACGGCATGAAGCTGGTACGCCAGGGCGCCCGCCCAATCAGCGGCGACACCGGGTTGCGCGACGTGCAGCGCCTGGCGGAAGCCAACGATTTCCCGCCGGTAAATGACGCGGCGCGCGGCAGCTACAAGAAAGTGTCGGTGGTGGAGGCTTACCTCGACCATCTTTTCTCCTACATCAACGTCAGCAACATCAAGCCGCTGAAGCTGGTGGTTAACTCCGGCAACGGGGCTGCCGGCCCGATTGTGGACGCCATCGAAGCCCGCTTTAAGGCGCTGAACGTGCCGTTGACCTTCGTGAAAGTGCACAACACGCCGGACGGCAACTTCCCGAACGGTATTCCTAACCCGCTGCTGCCTGAGTGCCGCGACGATACCCGCAACGCGGTGATTGAGCACGGTGCGGATATGGGCATCGCCTTCGACGGTGACTTTGATCGCTGTTTCCTGTTCGACGAGAAAGGGCAGTTTATCGAAGGGTATTACATCGTGGGCCTGCTGGCGGCGGCGTTCCTCGAGAAGCAGCCGGGGGCGAAAATTATTCATGACCCACGTCTGTCCTGGAACACGGTGGATATCGTTGAGCGTGCAGGCGGTAAACCGGTGATGTCGAAGACGGGACATGCGTTTATTAAAGAGCGCATGCGTGAAGAGGATGCGATTTATGGCGGCGAGATGAGCGCCCATCACTACTTCCGCGATTTTGCCTACTGCGACAGCGGGATGATCCCGTGGCTGCTGGTGACCGAGTTGCTGTGCCTGAAGGGGAAAACGCTTGGCGAGCTGGTGGAGGACCGGATGGTGGCGTGGCCGGCGAGCGGTGAAATCAACAGCAAGCTGGAAACGCCGGCCGCGGCGATTGAGCGTGTGCGCGCGCATTTTGGCCCGCAGGCGGAAGAAATTGACCATACGGATGGGATCAGCATGGCGTTTGGCGACTGGCGGTTCAACCTGCGGAGTTCAAACACCGAGCCGGTGGTACGCCTGAACGTCGAGTCTCGCGGCGACGAGACGCTGATGCAGGCGCGAACGCAGGAAATTATGGCGCTGTTGAATCAGTAA
- the wcaJ gene encoding undecaprenyl-phosphate glucose phosphotransferase — MTNLKKRELPKTNASLISMVQRFSDISIMFAGLWIVCRVNTLPFLYMHLLMALLTLVVFQMIGGITDFYRSWRGVKIASELFLLLQNWTLSVIFSAGLLAFNSDFDGSFGVYLAWYGLSGIGLVICRSWIRFAAGWLRNKGFNTRRVAIAGSLPVGQMLAQSFNNEPWLGFNVLGVYDDEPPAGAMIDYMGNFTTLVADARNGEIDKIYIAMEMSHESRIKKLVSELADTTCSVLLIPDVFTFNILNTRTEEVNGVPVVPLFETPLSGFNSVLKRLEDIVLSSLILLLISPVLLCISLAVKLTSPGPVIFRQTRYGMDGKPIKVWKFRSMKVMENDAVVVQATKGDKRITPIGSFLRRTSLDELPQFINVFLGGMSIVGPRPHAVAHNEQYRTLIDGYMLRHKVKPGITGWAQINGWRGETDTLDKMEKRVEFDLEYIREWSLWFDIKIVFLTVFKGFVNKAAY, encoded by the coding sequence ATGACAAATCTAAAAAAGCGCGAGCTGCCAAAAACCAACGCATCGTTGATCTCTATGGTGCAACGTTTCTCTGACATCAGCATCATGTTTGCCGGTCTCTGGATAGTCTGCCGGGTGAATACTTTGCCGTTTCTCTACATGCATCTGCTGATGGCTCTGTTGACCCTGGTAGTGTTCCAGATGATTGGTGGGATAACGGACTTCTACCGTTCGTGGCGCGGGGTGAAGATCGCCAGCGAACTCTTTCTGCTGCTGCAGAACTGGACGCTCAGCGTTATTTTTAGCGCCGGGCTGCTGGCTTTTAACAGCGATTTTGACGGCTCGTTTGGGGTATATCTGGCCTGGTATGGACTGAGCGGCATAGGGCTGGTGATTTGCCGGTCGTGGATTCGGTTTGCTGCAGGCTGGCTACGTAACAAGGGCTTTAATACGCGCCGCGTTGCCATCGCCGGCTCGTTGCCGGTGGGCCAGATGCTGGCACAAAGCTTTAATAATGAGCCCTGGCTGGGCTTCAACGTGCTCGGCGTTTACGATGATGAACCGCCCGCCGGGGCGATGATCGACTACATGGGCAACTTCACCACGCTGGTCGCCGATGCCCGCAACGGTGAGATCGACAAGATCTATATTGCGATGGAGATGAGCCATGAGTCCCGGATTAAAAAGCTGGTGAGCGAGCTGGCGGATACCACCTGTTCGGTACTGCTGATCCCCGATGTCTTTACCTTCAATATTCTGAATACCCGCACCGAAGAGGTGAATGGCGTGCCGGTTGTGCCGCTGTTTGAGACGCCGCTGAGCGGCTTCAATAGCGTGCTTAAGCGGCTGGAAGATATTGTGCTGTCTTCTTTGATTCTACTGCTGATTTCCCCCGTTCTGCTCTGCATCAGCCTGGCGGTGAAGCTGACTTCGCCGGGTCCGGTGATTTTTCGCCAGACCCGTTACGGCATGGACGGCAAGCCCATCAAAGTCTGGAAATTCCGCTCCATGAAAGTGATGGAGAACGACGCGGTTGTGGTGCAGGCAACCAAAGGCGACAAACGTATTACGCCTATCGGGAGTTTCCTGCGCCGCACTTCGCTGGATGAGCTGCCGCAGTTTATTAATGTGTTTCTCGGCGGCATGTCTATCGTCGGTCCGCGACCTCACGCCGTCGCCCATAACGAGCAATACCGCACGTTAATTGATGGCTACATGCTTCGCCATAAGGTCAAACCTGGCATTACCGGCTGGGCGCAAATTAACGGCTGGCGAGGGGAAACAGACACGCTCGACAAGATGGAAAAACGCGTGGAGTTCGACCTGGAATATATTCGCGAGTGGAGCCTGTGGTTCGACATCAAGATTGTCTTCCTGACCGTTTTCAAAGGCTTTGTTAACAAAGCGGCCTACTGA